One Bacillus amyloliquefaciens DSM 7 = ATCC 23350 DNA window includes the following coding sequences:
- a CDS encoding energy-coupling factor transporter transmembrane component T family protein: MNVRLEAVNPSIKAAAVLLCVVMLSFIYNPYTPAVFYIIIAGGVLLAGSVPLKKWLLFTIPFVILAFGSLWTAAVFGNVPTTGSNLLFKLGPIAVNSANAALGISIAFRILCFSALSMMFLFTTDPILFMLSLIQQCKLPPKLAYGVIAGFRFLPLLKDEILIIRQAHRIRGAASDSGLKGKISAFRRFTIPLLAGAIRKAERTAIAMESKGFTGSRNRTFYRTVTVRRADWFFFLLVLLLFGASCLVSLLFL; this comes from the coding sequence ATGAACGTGCGGCTGGAAGCTGTTAACCCGTCCATTAAGGCGGCGGCTGTTTTGTTATGCGTGGTTATGCTGTCGTTTATTTATAATCCGTACACCCCAGCTGTGTTTTATATCATCATTGCGGGAGGCGTCCTCTTGGCGGGAAGCGTGCCGCTGAAAAAATGGCTGCTGTTTACGATTCCGTTTGTCATTCTTGCCTTTGGTTCTTTATGGACCGCCGCCGTATTCGGAAACGTCCCGACAACCGGAAGCAATCTGCTGTTTAAGCTCGGGCCGATTGCCGTCAACAGTGCCAACGCGGCGCTCGGGATTTCTATCGCGTTTCGTATTTTATGTTTTTCCGCTTTGTCGATGATGTTTCTTTTCACAACCGATCCGATTCTGTTTATGCTCAGTCTGATTCAGCAGTGTAAGCTCCCGCCGAAGCTTGCCTACGGCGTTATCGCCGGGTTCCGGTTTCTCCCTCTTCTGAAAGATGAAATCCTGATCATCCGGCAGGCGCACAGAATCAGAGGCGCGGCGTCTGATTCCGGGCTGAAAGGAAAGATCTCCGCCTTCAGACGCTTCACCATTCCGCTTTTGGCAGGCGCAATCAGAAAGGCGGAACGAACAGCGATCGCGATGGAGTCTAAAGGCTTTACGGGCAGCCGAAACCGCACATTTTACAGAACGGTTACTGTGCGCCGCGCCGATTGGTTCTTTTTCCTGCTCGTGCTTCTGTTATTCGGCGCGAGCTGTCTCGTTTCACTGTTGTTTTTATAA
- a CDS encoding ABC transporter ATP-binding protein, with amino-acid sequence MQAFEPLLSARRLTFSYDEDEKPIFQNVSFQLRKGERALLLGPSGCGKSSLALCLNGLYPEACDAVQTGTVSLNGTPLSNLAGPAAASIGVVFQDPDQQFCMLTVEDEIAFGLENLQYTKEDMDTIIDDVLEKLEITHLKTRTIASLSGGSKQKVALACIIAMDPELIILDEPTAQLDPYSVREFVRLIKELQAKRNFGLLVIEHQLDHWVPWMDRTIVLDETGQIVMDGETDAVFETKLEELTRLGIPIPRVIPLQKYVNIPFTLCKESLFHKPVPALPCPRAAALSAEDALSVHGLSCKRGTDVIFQDVSFSVKKGSITAIAGPNGTGKSTLLSAAAKLIRPVSGDIKIDGRPIDSYSEKELRRLMGYVFQNPEHQFVTDSVINELLFGFEDGNAAKEKALQLLTRFGLRRHASQHPFSLSQGQKRRLSVATMLMHNVKVLLLDEPTFGQDAKTARECMLMLREIQKEGTAVLMVTHDMELVSDYADTILVLCGTKLVYRGTPDSLFTDHIGTAERAHLALPLRYEWMKQDRRRRNERAAGSC; translated from the coding sequence ATGCAGGCATTTGAACCCCTTCTATCAGCCCGCCGTCTCACCTTTTCTTATGATGAGGATGAGAAGCCGATTTTTCAAAACGTGTCATTTCAGCTCCGCAAAGGAGAGCGGGCTTTATTGCTCGGACCGAGCGGATGCGGCAAAAGCTCGCTCGCCCTTTGTTTAAACGGCCTGTACCCGGAAGCCTGTGATGCGGTTCAAACGGGAACCGTTTCCTTAAACGGAACACCGCTTTCAAACTTGGCAGGACCCGCCGCTGCATCCATCGGCGTAGTGTTTCAAGATCCCGATCAGCAGTTTTGCATGCTGACGGTTGAAGATGAAATAGCCTTCGGTCTGGAAAATTTGCAATATACAAAAGAAGATATGGATACCATCATTGATGACGTTTTGGAAAAATTAGAAATCACTCATCTGAAAACACGAACGATCGCCTCGCTGTCAGGCGGTTCAAAACAAAAAGTGGCGCTCGCCTGTATCATTGCGATGGATCCGGAACTCATTATTTTGGACGAACCGACGGCACAGCTTGATCCATATTCCGTCCGTGAATTTGTGCGGCTGATCAAAGAACTTCAAGCCAAAAGAAACTTCGGCCTTCTCGTAATCGAGCATCAGCTTGATCATTGGGTTCCGTGGATGGACAGGACGATTGTCCTTGACGAAACCGGTCAGATAGTGATGGACGGAGAGACGGACGCTGTCTTTGAAACAAAGCTTGAAGAGCTGACGCGGCTCGGCATTCCGATTCCGCGGGTAATCCCATTGCAGAAATACGTCAACATTCCTTTTACATTGTGCAAAGAAAGCCTGTTTCATAAACCTGTACCGGCTCTTCCCTGCCCCCGGGCCGCCGCGCTTTCGGCAGAGGATGCACTGAGTGTTCACGGGCTGTCATGCAAAAGAGGAACGGATGTCATTTTTCAGGATGTGAGCTTTTCCGTAAAAAAAGGGTCAATTACTGCGATTGCCGGCCCTAACGGAACAGGAAAGTCCACGCTCCTGTCCGCCGCGGCCAAGCTCATCCGTCCTGTGAGCGGAGACATCAAAATAGACGGCAGACCGATAGATTCCTATTCAGAAAAAGAGCTTCGGCGCCTGATGGGATATGTTTTCCAAAACCCTGAACACCAGTTTGTCACAGATTCTGTTATTAACGAGCTGCTGTTCGGCTTTGAAGACGGCAATGCCGCAAAGGAGAAAGCTCTTCAGCTGTTAACCCGGTTCGGCCTGAGACGCCATGCCTCACAGCATCCGTTTTCTTTAAGCCAAGGACAAAAACGCAGGCTCAGCGTCGCGACGATGCTTATGCACAATGTGAAAGTTTTGCTGCTTGATGAACCGACTTTCGGGCAGGACGCAAAAACGGCGCGTGAGTGTATGCTGATGCTGCGGGAGATTCAAAAGGAAGGAACGGCTGTTTTGATGGTGACACATGATATGGAGCTCGTCTCAGATTATGCGGACACGATCCTTGTGCTCTGCGGCACGAAGCTGGTATACCGCGGAACTCCCGATTCTTTGTTTACTGATCATATCGGAACCGCGGAGCGGGCGCATTTAGCTTTGCCGCTGCGGTATGAATGGATGAAACAGGACAGGAGGCGGAGAAATGAACGTGCGGCTGGAAGCTGTTAA